Below is a genomic region from Streptomyces ferrugineus.
TTGCCGAACGGCGCTCGCGTGGGCATGGACGATCCCGGCGATATTCGCGTGACGTGGACCGGACAGAGGCGGGAACATGGAGCACATGTCCGGTCCCTACGTCATCCGTGGCTCCGTCTCGCTCCCCGAGGCCGAGCTCATGTGGCGTTTCTCCCGCTCGAGCGGCCCTGGCGGCCAGCACGTCAACACCAGTGACTCCAAGGTGGAGCTGAGCTTCGACCTCGCGAAGACCGAGGCACTGCCGGACGTATGGAAGCGTCGGGCACTCCAGCGCCTGGCCGGCAAGCTCGTCGACGGCGTCGTCACCGTCCGGGCCTCCGAACACCGCTCCCAGTGGCGCAACCGCGAAACCGCCGCCGTACGCTTGGCGGCCCTCCTGTCCGAGGCCACGGCCCCACCCCCCAAGCCCCGCAAGCCGACCCGCATCCCCCGCGGCATCAACGAACGCCGCCTGAGGGAGAAGAAGCAGCGAGCGGAGACAAAGCGGGGCAGGTCGGGTCGCGACTGGTCGTAAGGACCGGTGGCCCATGCCACCCGCACTGGCGCAACGGCGAGCAGGGGACGTGCCGGGGGGTGTCCGCCCGCAGCGGCGGGCGTCGACAAAGGCCGGCCTCCCTGCCCAAGGGCAACCGCCCGACCGAGGACGGACACCCCCCGGCGCGGCCCCGACCCCCGACGGCGAGCAGTGCGCAACGCAAGCCCCCACCGAACCGCAACGGGCCGCCGCAGGCATCCCCCGTCACACCCGCGCCTCCCGATCCGTCATCCCACTGACGACGGACAACGACGAGAGGCCGCGCCCCATGACCACCGACGACACCAGCGACACTGACGTCCTCGCCCAGCGCTTCGAGGCACACCGAGGCCACCTCCGTGCCGTGGCCCACCGCATGCTCGGCTCGACCGCGGAGGCGGAGGACGCGGTGCAGGAGTCCTGGTTCCGCGTCAGCCGCTCCGACACCAGCGGCGTCGACAACCTCGGCGGCTGGCTGACGACGGTCGTCGGTCGGGTCTGTCTGGACATGCTGCGCTCGCGCAGGTCCCGCGCGGAGGAACCCCTGGAGACCACCGCGCCGATCCACACCGCCGCTCCGGCCACCACCCCGGCCGCCGACCCGGAGCAGGACGCCCTCCTCGCCGACTCGGTCGGCGTCGCCCTGCTCGTCGTACTGGACACCCTCACGCCCGCCGAGCGGCTGGCGTTCGTGCTGCACGACCTGTTCGCGGTGCCGTACGAGGAGGTCGCGGCCATCGTGGACCGTACGCCGACGGCCACGCGGCAGCTCGCCAGCCGCGCCCGGCGCCGGGTGCAGGGCGCCGACGCGCCCGAGGCCGACCTCGCCCGGCAGCGGGAGGTCGTGGACGCCTTCCTCACCGCCGCGCGGGGCGGCGACTTCGAGGGGCTGCTCGACGTCCTGGACCCGGACGTCGTCGTGCGCACCGAGGCCGGGGTGACCACGGGCG
It encodes:
- the arfB gene encoding alternative ribosome rescue aminoacyl-tRNA hydrolase ArfB, with translation MEHMSGPYVIRGSVSLPEAELMWRFSRSSGPGGQHVNTSDSKVELSFDLAKTEALPDVWKRRALQRLAGKLVDGVVTVRASEHRSQWRNRETAAVRLAALLSEATAPPPKPRKPTRIPRGINERRLREKKQRAETKRGRSGRDWS
- a CDS encoding sigma-70 family RNA polymerase sigma factor, which produces MTTDDTSDTDVLAQRFEAHRGHLRAVAHRMLGSTAEAEDAVQESWFRVSRSDTSGVDNLGGWLTTVVGRVCLDMLRSRRSRAEEPLETTAPIHTAAPATTPAADPEQDALLADSVGVALLVVLDTLTPAERLAFVLHDLFAVPYEEVAAIVDRTPTATRQLASRARRRVQGADAPEADLARQREVVDAFLTAARGGDFEGLLDVLDPDVVVRTEAGVTTGAAAVARGATAFASRGAAAGRPALVDGAPGLVLLAGRRVERALKFAFVRDRIAVIDIVTDPGKVSRLDVRPD